From one Verrucomicrobiia bacterium genomic stretch:
- a CDS encoding FecR domain-containing protein, translating into MKSSFPNQLSSSVIWLLAAVSSWVLVLSGQAQSARLVSVEGSVSWQRDGSTVWQPAQTNLALNVGDRVRTGVRSRAAIQFTDRSVKRLFESSIFRLDSPGTNSAAAYQMESGKGFFKSAEPAGRIQIRTRTVSATIRGTEFQIEIAEDGTTKLALIDGLVDLENPSGELSLAAHEIALAKPGAPPQKLPGLFTQGMVQWCLYYPGVLDLAELPLDSTQRQTLSLSMAAWKAGDLAGALQAWPADRRPKGDAEKVYLAALLLTVGQIENAETLLSEASASSDEMIVKLAWAQKTLIAAVRFEAIGLPYTPATASEWLAMSYWRQSAGNLPAALEAAQQSAKMSLDFGLAHGRVAELEFSFGRITKARQSIETAHNLSPRNAQSVAVRGFLQAANGRLKEAALDFDRAIALNGASGNAWLGRGLIKIRQGDLSGGRADLQIAASLEPNRSLLRSYLGKAFHVEGDIAHALSELKLAREFDPQDPTPWLYSSLLARERNRLNQSVDDLEHSSQLNANRALFRSRLLLDQDQAVRSANLAKVYRDVNMMDVAVSEAGKAVSADFANHSAHLFLANSFIALQEARRSDLRYETPALNELLLANLLAPPGAPVLSSTISQQEYSSLFEQDGPGFFSQSEYRSSGDWSQTASHYGRYGRMSYALDYGHTFINGEQPNGRLERDSFSAQIKQQLSSKDSIFAQVIHTRSRAGDLTSYYNPASANPGVRQREILQPTVISGLHREWSPGIHTLLLAGRVEDELTYSNPTTSQLLLARTAPGGPVFAVGQPAFPTAALAYDGRFTLYTGELLQLFQREKHTDILGLRYQQGTFDASSALSASTAVRLGNTTTFFPPFPPITFSTPASAQSQSVPFDRFSAYYYHHWQVWEPLRLIGGLSYDQVGYPDNHLFPPLQSTTSRRDKVSPKAGLVWTPDARTTVQFGFARAISGASFDQSFRLEPSEVAGFNQSYRSVIPDSVAGTTQNADFETYGLSLHRSFPTRTHLTLALTRITSETSRQVGSYDIALPPATPSSTREELRYREHTLTASLNQLLGDDWHTSLRYTLSDARLQDDFPEIPATVTTLAHTVREATLQKLNLHLGYQHRIGFFARAEGDWYCQSNRGSSAATMPGDEFWQINLHTGWRFARRQAELQVSLLNLAGQDYRLNPLNFYASLPRERTLAMHLKLNF; encoded by the coding sequence ATGAAATCGTCTTTCCCAAATCAACTGAGCAGTTCGGTGATCTGGCTTTTAGCCGCAGTCTCCAGCTGGGTGCTCGTGCTGTCTGGCCAAGCCCAGTCCGCCAGACTTGTCTCCGTTGAAGGCAGCGTTTCGTGGCAACGCGATGGCAGCACCGTTTGGCAACCTGCGCAGACAAATTTGGCACTGAATGTTGGCGACCGTGTCCGGACGGGTGTCCGCAGCCGGGCCGCCATCCAGTTCACAGATCGGAGCGTCAAACGGCTGTTCGAGTCTTCCATCTTCCGCCTTGATTCGCCGGGAACCAACTCTGCCGCCGCCTATCAAATGGAATCAGGAAAGGGCTTCTTCAAGAGTGCAGAACCGGCCGGTCGGATTCAAATCCGCACCAGGACCGTCTCCGCCACCATTCGGGGCACGGAGTTTCAGATCGAGATCGCTGAAGATGGCACCACCAAACTCGCGTTGATCGATGGTTTGGTTGATCTGGAAAACCCTTCGGGTGAGTTATCGCTTGCCGCCCATGAGATCGCCCTCGCCAAACCCGGTGCTCCGCCTCAAAAACTGCCGGGACTCTTCACCCAAGGCATGGTCCAATGGTGCCTCTACTATCCGGGCGTCTTAGACCTCGCCGAACTGCCCTTGGATTCCACCCAACGTCAGACCTTGTCTTTGTCCATGGCGGCTTGGAAAGCTGGAGATCTCGCCGGCGCATTACAGGCATGGCCAGCTGATCGCCGACCCAAAGGAGATGCTGAAAAAGTATATCTGGCCGCATTGCTGTTAACGGTGGGGCAGATCGAAAACGCAGAGACTTTGCTGTCTGAAGCCTCGGCATCATCCGACGAGATGATTGTCAAACTGGCTTGGGCACAGAAGACACTCATCGCCGCCGTGCGTTTTGAAGCAATTGGCCTGCCCTATACGCCCGCCACAGCCAGCGAATGGTTGGCCATGTCTTACTGGCGGCAATCTGCTGGCAACCTGCCTGCCGCATTGGAAGCTGCACAGCAGTCAGCCAAAATGTCTCTGGACTTTGGCCTCGCTCATGGCCGGGTAGCCGAGTTGGAGTTCAGCTTTGGCCGTATCACCAAAGCTCGCCAATCCATTGAAACCGCTCATAACCTTTCTCCGCGAAACGCTCAAAGCGTAGCCGTGCGTGGGTTTCTTCAGGCAGCCAACGGCCGGTTGAAAGAGGCGGCTCTGGATTTCGACCGCGCCATCGCTCTGAACGGCGCATCAGGAAATGCCTGGCTAGGACGAGGGCTGATAAAGATCAGGCAAGGCGACCTGTCTGGAGGCCGCGCTGATCTGCAAATCGCCGCGAGCCTGGAGCCCAACCGCTCCCTGCTGCGCAGCTATCTGGGCAAAGCCTTTCATGTCGAAGGAGACATCGCCCATGCCTTGAGCGAACTTAAGCTGGCGCGGGAATTTGATCCGCAAGATCCTACCCCCTGGCTTTATTCGTCCCTACTAGCCCGGGAACGTAACCGCTTGAACCAAAGCGTGGACGATCTGGAACACTCCAGCCAGCTGAATGCCAACCGCGCCCTCTTCCGCAGCCGCTTATTGCTGGATCAAGATCAGGCAGTACGCAGCGCGAATCTGGCAAAAGTCTATCGCGATGTGAACATGATGGATGTCGCCGTCTCCGAAGCGGGCAAAGCGGTATCCGCTGATTTCGCCAATCATTCAGCGCATCTGTTCTTGGCCAACAGCTTCATCGCCCTTCAAGAAGCCCGTCGTTCGGATCTCCGTTACGAAACTCCGGCTCTTAATGAACTGCTCCTGGCCAATCTGCTTGCTCCTCCGGGTGCTCCGGTTCTCTCCAGCACGATTTCCCAGCAAGAATACTCCAGCCTCTTCGAGCAGGATGGTCCCGGCTTTTTCTCGCAATCCGAATACCGCAGCAGTGGCGACTGGTCCCAGACCGCCTCTCACTATGGGCGATATGGTCGCATGAGTTACGCCTTGGATTACGGCCACACTTTCATCAATGGCGAGCAACCCAATGGCCGATTAGAGCGCGATTCATTCTCCGCCCAGATCAAACAACAGCTCTCCTCCAAGGACAGTATTTTTGCTCAAGTCATCCACACACGCAGCCGGGCGGGCGATCTGACCAGTTACTATAACCCTGCCTCTGCCAATCCGGGCGTCCGACAACGGGAGATTCTTCAGCCCACGGTCATCTCTGGGCTGCACCGCGAATGGTCTCCCGGCATACACACCTTGCTCTTGGCAGGTCGGGTAGAGGATGAATTGACCTACTCCAATCCCACCACCTCTCAATTGCTCCTCGCCCGCACGGCTCCAGGAGGACCCGTCTTCGCAGTAGGTCAGCCCGCCTTTCCCACGGCCGCCTTGGCTTATGATGGCCGCTTTACCCTCTATACCGGCGAACTGCTCCAGCTCTTCCAACGGGAGAAACATACCGACATCCTTGGACTGCGTTATCAACAGGGAACCTTTGATGCCAGCAGTGCCCTCTCCGCCTCCACGGCCGTCAGGTTGGGAAATACCACGACTTTCTTCCCGCCCTTTCCTCCGATCACTTTTTCCACCCCCGCCTCCGCCCAGTCGCAATCAGTCCCCTTCGACCGTTTCAGCGCCTACTACTACCACCATTGGCAGGTTTGGGAGCCGCTCAGGCTCATCGGCGGTCTCAGCTATGACCAGGTGGGATACCCGGACAACCATCTCTTCCCTCCGCTCCAATCTACCACCAGCCGCCGGGATAAAGTCTCTCCCAAGGCGGGATTGGTGTGGACCCCAGACGCCCGCACCACGGTTCAGTTCGGTTTTGCACGGGCCATCAGCGGCGCCAGCTTTGATCAAAGCTTCCGTCTCGAACCGTCTGAAGTTGCGGGGTTTAATCAATCCTACCGCAGTGTCATACCGGACTCCGTAGCGGGAACCACGCAGAATGCGGACTTTGAGACCTATGGCCTGAGCCTGCACCGTTCTTTCCCAACCCGCACGCACCTGACACTCGCGCTCACCCGCATCACTTCGGAAACCTCCCGGCAAGTCGGCTCTTATGATATCGCGCTGCCGCCCGCCACACCCTCTTCCACCCGGGAGGAATTGCGTTATCGTGAGCACACCCTTACGGCCTCTCTCAATCAACTGCTGGGGGATGACTGGCACACCAGCCTGCGCTACACCCTCTCGGATGCCCGCCTTCAGGACGACTTCCCGGAAATCCCCGCCACCGTCACCACGCTGGCCCACACCGTCCGCGAAGCCACACTGCAAAAGCTTAACCTCCACCTCGGCTACCAGCATCGCATCGGTTTCTTTGCCCGGGCGGAAGGAGACTGGTATTGCCAGAGCAATCGCGGCTCCAGCGCTGCCACCATGCCGGGCGACGAATTCTGGCAGATAAACCTCCACACTGGCTGGCGCTTTGCCCGCCGTCAGGCAGAACTGCAAGTGAGCCTGCTCAATCTGGCTGGCCAAGATTACCGGCTTAACCCACTTAATTTCTACGCCAGCCTGCCCAGAGAGCGGACGCTGGCAATGCACTTGAAGCTTAATTTCTAA
- a CDS encoding CHASE2 domain-containing protein, with amino-acid sequence MGKVECSSCMRTYSLMDAPGHDPGVTVTQGQTSTPVPPLPGTRHNVIYSDLGFVPHEGDWLHNSRYRLIKCLGKGGMGEVWLADDALLQRKIAIKLLPASMRRDQVAMENLHRETARGQLLAHPNIVRVHDLHEDAGVTFLTMEYIDGINLWDYQHNQTQQVVPWEVLAPWAAQLCEVLAYAHGENVIHRDLKPANIMVDRKGRIKLADFGIAATLSETMNHATRHMPHAGTLNYMGPQQMDGLLPHPSDDIYSLGATLYQLLTGRPPFFGEDVYSQVKQSIPPLVSERLRELNVENPVPREAEAALAQCMAKHREDRPASVRELAKLLGVQSATDTTKGKPKASEPPTEPVTAPNRISLWLQNAYQPLISLAHHKKRWLPATVLGGITALLGLMFWWPPQNSAPVRWSYDWTTALLSHPAENGVVLVYMDEESHKALAQPPNAPWDRNLHARLIDRLNRAGAKSIVFDIVFDQPGPNPTADAALEKAISVADNVVLCGAHSTVADDGKGTSQLFDLPLQRFADQARAWGLADMQMDADLTIRTHPLPVESYPPLSWAAAETLGEKPVTPSHTRWLRYYGSEGSLPNVSYYKALSSQETTDDTFRDKIVIVGARQTIGFSGAGKDTYRHPTAYGEPALVSGVEVQATALLNLLRHDWLVRLPVSVELVVIMLLGGIFGYFFALVRPLASLLLLVVASALILLIVWSCLLVGNLWFPFTLLLGQAVFAAAAGMALYALRSQMESRVLERALSVHLPTRRLRQILREGKHLTPGTEKREVTLLYSNIADFHLIADRMVPEKLHQRISTYFTDLVSGVHETGGAVMRLTGDGVFAVWNAPEEQARHQELACRAALDILKRLQTVTNTRIDFPFRTQIGIHFGAVAVGNLGNEDRMDYMAVGLNVHLASSLASLNKELGTQIIATENVASATGKVIAFRILGWFRLPGQQRAIEVYEVLGLRTDPVAREWSKTFEDSLGWFREHQFDYAESGFQRVLTIRPGDGPSLFYLQQIKALQQNPPPQNWFGEIELATR; translated from the coding sequence ATGGGCAAGGTGGAATGCTCGTCTTGCATGCGGACTTACTCATTGATGGATGCACCAGGCCATGACCCCGGTGTCACCGTCACCCAAGGTCAGACCTCCACACCAGTTCCTCCCCTACCAGGCACTCGACATAACGTTATCTATTCTGATCTGGGCTTCGTCCCGCATGAGGGAGACTGGCTGCACAACAGCCGGTATCGGCTCATTAAGTGCCTCGGCAAAGGCGGTATGGGCGAAGTCTGGCTGGCCGACGACGCTCTCTTGCAACGGAAGATCGCCATCAAACTGCTTCCAGCGAGCATGCGCCGGGATCAGGTGGCGATGGAAAACCTGCATCGGGAAACCGCACGAGGTCAGTTGCTCGCACATCCAAATATCGTGCGGGTTCACGATCTGCACGAAGACGCCGGTGTCACGTTCCTGACCATGGAATACATCGACGGAATTAACCTTTGGGATTATCAGCATAACCAGACTCAACAGGTGGTCCCGTGGGAGGTTCTGGCACCATGGGCCGCCCAGCTATGTGAAGTACTGGCTTACGCTCACGGGGAGAATGTGATCCACCGTGACCTCAAGCCGGCCAATATCATGGTGGACCGTAAAGGGCGCATCAAACTGGCTGACTTCGGTATCGCTGCCACCCTCAGCGAGACCATGAACCATGCTACCCGGCACATGCCTCATGCGGGTACGCTGAATTACATGGGGCCGCAACAAATGGATGGATTGTTGCCGCATCCCAGTGACGACATTTACTCGCTTGGCGCCACGCTTTACCAACTGCTGACCGGACGTCCTCCCTTCTTCGGTGAAGACGTCTACTCCCAGGTCAAGCAAAGCATACCGCCACTGGTCAGCGAACGTCTTCGAGAACTCAATGTTGAGAATCCCGTTCCTCGCGAAGCCGAAGCCGCTTTGGCGCAGTGCATGGCCAAACATCGGGAAGACCGTCCCGCTTCTGTCCGCGAGCTGGCTAAGTTGCTTGGAGTGCAATCCGCCACAGATACGACCAAGGGCAAGCCTAAAGCCAGTGAACCTCCAACCGAACCGGTAACTGCACCAAACCGGATATCGCTCTGGCTGCAAAACGCGTACCAACCTCTGATCAGTCTGGCACATCATAAGAAAAGGTGGCTACCGGCAACTGTCTTGGGTGGAATCACCGCTCTGTTGGGGCTCATGTTTTGGTGGCCGCCACAAAACAGCGCCCCCGTGCGTTGGAGTTATGATTGGACCACCGCACTGCTCTCCCATCCGGCAGAAAACGGCGTTGTACTTGTTTACATGGATGAGGAGTCCCACAAGGCCTTGGCACAACCACCCAATGCTCCTTGGGATCGCAACCTCCACGCCAGACTGATTGATCGCCTGAACCGTGCAGGAGCCAAATCAATCGTGTTCGACATCGTTTTTGATCAGCCCGGCCCCAATCCCACTGCTGATGCAGCGTTGGAAAAAGCCATCTCCGTCGCTGATAATGTCGTGCTTTGTGGAGCCCATAGCACGGTGGCAGATGATGGCAAAGGTACGTCGCAACTTTTCGATCTGCCGCTTCAACGGTTTGCCGATCAAGCCCGTGCTTGGGGTTTGGCTGACATGCAAATGGACGCCGACCTCACCATTCGTACCCATCCCTTGCCGGTCGAAAGCTATCCGCCATTATCTTGGGCCGCCGCCGAAACACTCGGTGAAAAGCCGGTCACGCCTTCCCACACCAGATGGCTCCGCTACTATGGCAGCGAAGGTTCGCTGCCGAATGTGAGCTACTATAAAGCCCTCTCCTCCCAAGAGACGACGGACGATACTTTCCGGGACAAGATTGTCATTGTGGGCGCGCGCCAAACCATTGGGTTCTCCGGTGCCGGCAAGGACACTTATCGTCATCCGACCGCTTATGGAGAACCAGCTTTGGTATCAGGTGTTGAGGTGCAGGCGACTGCCCTGCTGAATCTGCTCCGCCACGATTGGCTTGTCCGGTTGCCGGTCTCGGTTGAACTCGTGGTCATTATGCTGCTGGGCGGAATCTTTGGATATTTCTTCGCTCTGGTCAGGCCTCTGGCTAGCCTGCTTTTGCTTGTAGTCGCTTCGGCCTTGATTCTTCTGATCGTCTGGAGCTGTTTGCTGGTGGGTAACCTATGGTTTCCCTTCACTTTGCTTCTGGGGCAGGCGGTATTTGCCGCTGCCGCTGGTATGGCGCTATATGCTTTACGCAGCCAGATGGAATCACGAGTCCTTGAGCGGGCCCTGTCTGTTCATCTGCCAACCCGCCGTCTGCGCCAGATCCTGCGCGAAGGAAAGCATCTCACTCCCGGCACAGAAAAACGAGAAGTCACCCTCCTTTATTCAAATATCGCGGACTTTCACCTGATCGCCGATCGCATGGTGCCGGAAAAACTACACCAGCGCATCAGCACTTATTTCACCGATCTGGTCTCCGGGGTTCATGAAACAGGTGGGGCCGTGATGCGACTTACGGGAGACGGTGTTTTTGCCGTTTGGAATGCCCCGGAAGAACAAGCCCGCCATCAGGAACTGGCCTGCCGGGCCGCCTTGGATATCTTGAAACGGCTCCAGACTGTCACCAACACGCGCATCGATTTTCCTTTCCGCACGCAGATCGGAATTCACTTCGGAGCAGTCGCCGTGGGCAACTTGGGCAATGAAGATCGCATGGACTACATGGCCGTAGGACTTAATGTCCACCTGGCTTCCAGCCTCGCCAGCTTGAACAAGGAATTAGGAACACAGATCATCGCCACTGAAAATGTGGCTTCCGCAACTGGCAAAGTGATCGCGTTTCGCATTCTGGGTTGGTTCCGGTTGCCCGGCCAGCAGCGAGCCATCGAGGTCTACGAAGTGCTCGGACTGCGAACGGATCCGGTAGCGCGCGAGTGGAGCAAGACCTTTGAGGACTCGTTGGGTTGGTTCCGGGAACACCAGTTCGACTACGCAGAGAGCGGCTTCCAACGGGTGCTTACAATCCGCCCCGGTGACGGTCCTTCTCTCTTCTATCTCCAACAAATTAAAGCGCTTCAACAAAACCCGCCGCCTCAAAACTGGTTCGGTGAGATCGAGCTGGCCACACGATGA
- a CDS encoding PDZ domain-containing protein: MKTNISKNKSTTSVQKFGKWLALWLMVLGIQLEAKAQGMYLGVQVVPHPQGVMVQQVYANSPAMRMHLPGSRELFNLEPGDGILRVNGVQVLGPEHFVALIRNAPPQAELLVGDARTGQIRPYYVILAPIVSPQPYLSQIPPQAQIMPRLAETEAERQTRMMIRSRERGARMNLEMIEHMVNDPSYLNLSKSAP; this comes from the coding sequence ATGAAAACGAACATCAGCAAAAACAAATCCACCACTTCTGTCCAAAAGTTTGGGAAATGGCTCGCTCTATGGTTGATGGTCTTGGGTATCCAACTGGAAGCCAAGGCTCAAGGGATGTATCTGGGTGTACAGGTTGTACCGCATCCGCAAGGAGTGATGGTGCAACAGGTGTATGCCAATAGCCCGGCTATGCGTATGCATCTGCCCGGCAGCAGAGAGCTGTTCAACTTGGAGCCGGGAGATGGGATACTACGTGTAAATGGCGTGCAAGTGCTTGGTCCGGAGCATTTTGTTGCGCTGATAAGGAATGCGCCTCCACAGGCGGAACTGCTGGTGGGTGACGCCCGCACGGGGCAGATCCGCCCCTACTATGTCATCTTAGCACCTATCGTGAGTCCCCAGCCATATCTGTCGCAGATTCCACCGCAGGCGCAAATCATGCCGCGCCTTGCAGAAACTGAGGCTGAGCGGCAAACCCGCATGATGATCCGGTCACGTGAACGCGGAGCCAGAATGAACCTGGAGATGATTGAGCATATGGTAAACGATCCCTCCTACCTAAACCTTTCCAAGTCGGCGCCTTGA